Proteins encoded within one genomic window of Geotalea daltonii FRC-32:
- a CDS encoding MFS transporter: MPDQQTRRQRWIIFSVLALMYILVYFYRVSLAVVAGDISRELSLTPQQLGSLSGILFYVYAVAQIPLGPMIDRLGSRLVISGCGVLTAIGGILFSQAETLSTAMAARVLIGIGTASVLMATFTIFSHWFSKQEFGRVSGFMVAVGNLGNLSATAPLALAVAAFGWRNSFLIIGIGQALVTMLVYTMAKDRPAKAVSAEPSSTATQSLGLLAAWRQIFSSRDFWLLAVISFFWYGNYLALQGLWGGPYLMEVMGLSRAATGKMLMFTSLGFISGSMVTDTIARKFFHSYKKTLLVGQMVLLVLMCAFFGIAELLPLPVLAVLFYAIGLAVSSGVMIYPIVRSMFPVTIVGTALTSLNFFVLMGAAMTQHVMGLVVGGLKQGAGGIPQAFHGAFVFPVAGLAVAIFLFFFAMDYSEV; the protein is encoded by the coding sequence ATGCCCGATCAGCAAACGCGCCGCCAGCGGTGGATAATCTTCTCCGTGCTGGCACTCATGTACATCCTCGTATACTTTTATCGCGTATCACTGGCGGTCGTTGCGGGAGACATCTCCAGGGAACTCAGCCTCACACCGCAGCAGCTCGGCTCACTTTCCGGCATCCTTTTCTATGTCTATGCAGTGGCCCAGATTCCGCTGGGGCCCATGATCGACAGGCTGGGCAGCCGCCTGGTCATCAGCGGCTGCGGTGTCCTCACCGCCATCGGCGGCATCCTCTTCTCCCAGGCAGAGACTCTCTCCACGGCCATGGCGGCGCGGGTTCTGATCGGCATCGGCACCGCCTCGGTGCTCATGGCCACCTTCACTATTTTCAGCCACTGGTTCAGCAAGCAGGAGTTCGGCCGCGTTTCCGGTTTCATGGTCGCCGTGGGCAACCTGGGAAACCTTTCGGCGACGGCCCCCCTGGCGCTGGCGGTGGCGGCTTTCGGCTGGCGCAACTCTTTCCTCATTATCGGCATAGGGCAGGCACTGGTAACGATGCTGGTTTACACTATGGCCAAAGATAGACCTGCCAAGGCTGTTTCCGCCGAACCTTCCAGTACGGCAACCCAGTCCCTGGGCTTGTTGGCTGCCTGGAGACAGATTTTTTCCAGCCGTGATTTTTGGCTCCTGGCGGTCATTTCGTTTTTCTGGTATGGCAACTATCTGGCGCTGCAGGGTTTGTGGGGGGGGCCTTACCTGATGGAGGTGATGGGGCTTTCCCGTGCCGCTACTGGTAAGATGCTGATGTTCACCTCGTTGGGCTTCATCAGCGGCAGCATGGTCACGGATACCATCGCTCGTAAATTCTTTCATTCCTATAAAAAGACGCTGCTGGTCGGGCAGATGGTCCTGCTGGTGCTCATGTGCGCATTTTTCGGCATAGCCGAACTGCTGCCGCTGCCGGTTCTGGCGGTACTTTTCTATGCCATCGGCCTGGCAGTATCGAGCGGCGTGATGATCTATCCCATCGTCCGCTCCATGTTTCCGGTTACCATCGTCGGCACAGCGCTTACCTCCCTCAATTTCTTCGTTCTGATGGGGGCAGCAATGACCCAGCACGTCATGGGGCTGGTCGTCGGGGGGCTGAAACAGGGGGCAGGGGGAATACCGCAGGCATTCCATGGGGCCTTCGTCTTTCCGGTGGCAGGGCTGGCCGTTGCCATTTTTCTCTTTTTCTTTGCCATGGATTATTCCGAGGTATGA
- a CDS encoding molecular chaperone DnaJ — MEQYRENDLVDACRLLFGAHTGVNRDFLKYMQPDGLRRAYRRRAREFHPDVAPATADQARRNELFRRSVEAYELLTVYLQQRRVTVAPPRPKPQRCSRPNPCQDRTANERYYSGLFPSVELKIGLFLYYRGHISYQSLVRSLLWQREQRPPLGELACKWGWLKEEAIPVILKATFIPGFFGERAVKMGFLKEQQLRVLLFHQRSLHQPIGRYFVTNGLITEDLLRRSLRECAIHNRKVCEGRS; from the coding sequence ATGGAGCAATACCGGGAAAATGATCTTGTGGATGCCTGCCGCTTGCTGTTCGGTGCTCATACGGGTGTGAACAGGGATTTTCTGAAGTACATGCAGCCCGATGGCCTGCGCCGGGCCTATCGTAGGCGGGCACGTGAATTCCATCCCGATGTGGCGCCTGCCACTGCCGACCAGGCAAGGCGTAACGAGCTGTTTCGTCGTTCTGTCGAAGCCTATGAGCTTTTGACTGTCTACCTGCAGCAGCGCCGGGTAACCGTGGCACCGCCGCGTCCAAAGCCGCAAAGGTGCTCCCGGCCGAATCCATGCCAGGACCGGACTGCCAATGAAAGGTACTACAGCGGCCTTTTTCCGTCGGTGGAGCTGAAGATAGGCCTCTTCCTCTATTACCGGGGGCATATTTCATACCAGTCGCTGGTCCGCTCGCTTCTGTGGCAGCGTGAGCAGCGACCTCCGCTGGGGGAATTGGCCTGCAAGTGGGGCTGGTTGAAGGAAGAAGCAATTCCGGTGATACTCAAAGCAACATTTATTCCCGGCTTTTTTGGCGAACGGGCGGTAAAGATGGGATTTCTCAAGGAACAGCAGCTCCGGGTCCTGCTCTTTCATCAGCGTTCGCTGCATCAGCCCATAGGCCGCTACTTCGTCACCAACGGGCTGATTACTGAAGACCTGCTTCGCCGGTCATTGCGGGAATGCGCCATACACAACAGGAAGGTGTGTGAAGGCCGCAGTTAG